A stretch of the Xylocopa sonorina isolate GNS202 chromosome 12, iyXylSono1_principal, whole genome shotgun sequence genome encodes the following:
- the Iyd gene encoding iodotyrosine deiodinase isoform X2, which produces MMIIKNINAEILEDSNLPALPIDLKHIPYDYNRPSEDELLYRASKFYKIVAARRTIRFFSPDPVPKEVIHEIIKAAGTTPSGAHTEPWTFVAVSNQKVKEQIRYIVESTEEINYKKRMGVKWTTDLLPLRTNWIKEYLTTAPYLVLVFKQTYGLLPNGRKKVHYYNEMSICIACGILITAIQYAGLVTLTSTPLNCGSAIRNLLGRPSNEKLVLLFPVGYPAKDATVPALQRKPLSDILVEID; this is translated from the exons ATGATGATTATTAAAA ATATTAATGCAGAGATATTAGAAGATAGCAATTTACCTGCGCTACCGATAGATCTAAAACATATCCCGTATGATTATAACAGACCATCTGAAGATGAGTTACTCTATCGAGCTTCTAAATTTTACAAAATAGTAGCTGCTAGAAGAACTATAAGATTTTTCAGTCCTGACCCTGTACCAAAAGAAGTCATACATGAGATAATAAAAGCTGCAG GCACTACGCCTAGTGGTGCGCATACAGAACCATGGACATTCGTAGCGGTATCAAATCAGAAGGTGAAAGAACAGATACGATACATCGTTGAAAGCACAGAGGAGATAAACTATAAAAAGAGAATGGGAGTAAAATGGACCACCGATTTACTTCCACTCAGAACCAATTGGATTAAAGAATACCTGACTACCGCTCCTTACTTGGTGCTTGTGTTCAAACAGACTTATGGACTTTTACCAAACGGTCGAAAGAAAGTTCACTATTACAATGAAATGAGCATATGTATTGCTTGTGGTATTCTCATCACCGCTATACAG tACGCAGGTTTGGTAACTCTGACCTCTACACCTTTAAACTGTGGATCTGCCATCCGCAACCTTCTTGGACGTCCCTCTAATGAAAAGCTTGTCCTACTATTTCCAGTCGGTTATCCAGCAAAGGATGCTACTGTGCCCGCCCTTCAGCGTAAACCCTTATCTGATATTTTAGTAGAAATCGATTGA
- the Iyd gene encoding iodotyrosine deiodinase isoform X1, translating into MIAELLPFWTKYWHYVLIGFVSCYFLKIFCHVSEKAAIFIQKGKWNSTSLNNTLEQLDDINAEILEDSNLPALPIDLKHIPYDYNRPSEDELLYRASKFYKIVAARRTIRFFSPDPVPKEVIHEIIKAAGTTPSGAHTEPWTFVAVSNQKVKEQIRYIVESTEEINYKKRMGVKWTTDLLPLRTNWIKEYLTTAPYLVLVFKQTYGLLPNGRKKVHYYNEMSICIACGILITAIQYAGLVTLTSTPLNCGSAIRNLLGRPSNEKLVLLFPVGYPAKDATVPALQRKPLSDILVEID; encoded by the exons ATGATAGCTGAACTTTTGCCATTTTGGACGAAATACTGGCATTATGTGTTAATTGGTTTTGTATCTtgttattttttaaaaatattttgtcACGTATCGGAAAAGGCCGCCATTTTTATTCAAAAgggcaaatggaattctacatctttaaataatactttagaacaGCTAGATG ATATTAATGCAGAGATATTAGAAGATAGCAATTTACCTGCGCTACCGATAGATCTAAAACATATCCCGTATGATTATAACAGACCATCTGAAGATGAGTTACTCTATCGAGCTTCTAAATTTTACAAAATAGTAGCTGCTAGAAGAACTATAAGATTTTTCAGTCCTGACCCTGTACCAAAAGAAGTCATACATGAGATAATAAAAGCTGCAG GCACTACGCCTAGTGGTGCGCATACAGAACCATGGACATTCGTAGCGGTATCAAATCAGAAGGTGAAAGAACAGATACGATACATCGTTGAAAGCACAGAGGAGATAAACTATAAAAAGAGAATGGGAGTAAAATGGACCACCGATTTACTTCCACTCAGAACCAATTGGATTAAAGAATACCTGACTACCGCTCCTTACTTGGTGCTTGTGTTCAAACAGACTTATGGACTTTTACCAAACGGTCGAAAGAAAGTTCACTATTACAATGAAATGAGCATATGTATTGCTTGTGGTATTCTCATCACCGCTATACAG tACGCAGGTTTGGTAACTCTGACCTCTACACCTTTAAACTGTGGATCTGCCATCCGCAACCTTCTTGGACGTCCCTCTAATGAAAAGCTTGTCCTACTATTTCCAGTCGGTTATCCAGCAAAGGATGCTACTGTGCCCGCCCTTCAGCGTAAACCCTTATCTGATATTTTAGTAGAAATCGATTGA